In Oncorhynchus tshawytscha isolate Ot180627B linkage group LG24, Otsh_v2.0, whole genome shotgun sequence, the genomic window TACACTATTACCACTTATTTGCAAATAAAAATCATTGTTGTACAAGACTGAATTGTCTGTAAATGTCAAGGTTCAAAGGGCGAAGTCAGTCCATGAAGTTGGACAAGATAGGGGCAAACAAAATGTAACATATTATAATGTCCATAAACATTGTGTGTAAAGCTTATCCAGCACAGGTTTAACTGTCCAAAAGAGTAAGAAAATCGTCTTCACTGAAGGAGTGGGCATTAGATGCCTGTGGATTTACAATCAGTTGTTCCATTATTGTCAAAAGACTTGAGTGATTTTTTGTCTAAATCTGGAGGGAAAGATACTGATTTCCACCATGTCAGGGGTAGAGAATGTTGACAAGACAACCAGTTGAACTTCGTTTCTAACACATAGATGTCCATTATAAAAAAGCAGAAGTCCTCATATGATTTTAATTACCCTTGTCGCTGTAGCTGTTCAGTGGGTTACCAAACAATAGTTGTCATTTGTCATTTTCACAGATTGCCTGTCTCCTAAAATGACTGTCAACAAATTACATTCACTTTCATAGAGAATAATATTCCTCTCCACGGTTGCAGTGCACAACCCACACATCTCCCCTTTCCGGTCGAGTTCACCTCCCATAATGCAGTTCAGATGGTCTTCCCTAACAAGAAGTCAGCATACTCCTTTCTGCGTAGTACGCGGTGCATTTTGAACGTGTTGGGCGAGGTGTTGGAGAAGGCCATCATTTGTTTACGCAGTTCCTTGAATGCACCCTCTGCCACCATCTGCACTCTCATTGGTCCGATGCTGCCTTTGAACCGGAACGACTTGTAGACAGCCGAGTCCTCCTGGACACACTGGTCCAACTGGTGAACAGGTgcaggtggggtgtgtgtatatttttgtttgtatgtgtgtgcgaGCAAGCGAGAGGGTATTTTAGAGTATGTGTGAAAGTGAGGGAGTTAGCGattgagaaagagaagaggggcaAAATAGAAGATATTTCAGGAGCAATATATTATTTTCCATCGTAACCACACAACCGAAACAAGTTATGGAATACGTTCTCCAGGAATTGGCATAAAACAGAAAGAAATGTACGCGAACTCATGTTGACAGGTACTGAAATGAAACAAGTGAAACTGAACACAAAATGTTTCCCTACCTTGTAGCGTTGCTCCTCTGTCAGGTTCCTCACCCCCTTTAGCTCCACAAACACTTGATAGTGAGGATCAGAACCTCCACAAGACTCTCCTGCAACAGATACATGATGATCAACCACTGCACAAATCAAGCTGGAGCCAACATACAATATGCCATATCTTCAATGGTCTAATCCCCCTATGAGTGAACATCCAATCATACGCTTCCAGTAAAACTTCaccccagcatcactactacaaAAGCAAGTAGAGCCGTCTTACCCATTATGGCGCTCTCTGCGCAGCAGTAGTCAACTAGCTGAGCCCCGGGCCACTGGCTGATGGCTCGCTTCAGAGCCCCCAGAAACATCACCTCAGACACCTTCTCCCCCCGCACGCTCAGCATCTGACCCCGCCTACACACACAGGTCATGCACataaacgaacacacacacacacacagagagtactTTAGAACTGtcccacacacaggcacaaaaaCCATCCCCTCAGCATCTATCCCCATCAGAACACAGGTATTCTCACAAACCCAAGTATGTACAGATAAGGTACACACCGGATGCAGTACTGTACCTGTATTGAAATTCGACAACTGGACACTGATTGTGGAAGCCAACCACTTTTACTATATCTCCCATACGATATCtatgagacaaaaaaaaaaagaagagataTCCATGTCAAATCACATATCAGTCAACACAAATGCAGTGCTTGGATAACAACAACAGGAGCTtcagttaaagggatagttcactcaaatTACAAAATGTTATATTTGTTTCCCTAccttgtaagcagtctatggacaaggacaGAGTGGAATCCAcatgttgtttttttacacttAGCCACTGCCATTTTTTGCCAACTTTAGCATTTTTCAAACCAAAAACCAatggaagtcaatgtacccaatAATGACAAGTTTTAAATCTCATGCCCAAATCATCTTAAGGTCACTGAAAGGGATTGTGACTTTGCTCAGGAACTTGGTTTGAAGTTACATTAAAGTCTGATTCTTCATAAAACGTAATGATTTTCACAACCAAAAACCAATGGAAGTCAAAATACCTgatattagcatgttttaaagtACAATGATGTTTTACCTGAAGAGTCCAGATGCGTTGGTGACGACCAGCTCATAGCTGTGTCCCTCCTGCACTTCCTCCATGAGAAGTGTGTGTTTCTCAGGCGTCTCCTGGTCCAAACTGGCCTCTGGGAGGAACTCACAGAACATGGAGCGAGGACACAGCAAGTACCTTCTCCGCTCCTCCTCAGGCCACAGGTTCACCCCAATCAGACCTGCAGGGGCACAGGGATGTTAACACAGAGACATAACGTAAGAGtgcaggaacacagagacacatataaaAGAGATACAGATACACACGTGTAGTACCATCTAAATTATGTTCAGTACTTGACTTGGTGCTCACTGGAGCTGAGCACTGGCACCTCAGATTCACTACTGCTTGAGCCCCTGCACCTCTTTTGCcgattagctcaaaagtattgtggaattcctgcacctaaatatattattttatttatttaacaaggcaagtcagttaagaacaaattcttatttacaatgccggcctaccaaaaggcctcgtGCGGGGACCGGGTTCtgagattaaaaaaatataaataaaatatatatgacAAAACACAAATCACTACAACagagacaacacagcactacataaagagagacttaagacaacaacacagcatggtagcaacacaacataaaaaacaacatggtagcaatacaacaacatggtacaaacattattgggcacagtcaacagcacaaaggtcaagaaggtagagacaacaatacatcatacaaagcagccacaactgtcagtaagagtgtccatgatcgagtctttgaatgaagagattgagatcaaactgtccagtttgagtgtttgttgcagctcgttccagtcgctagctgcagcgaactggaAAGAGGAGCGACTCAGGGATGTGTGCGCTTTtggaatgtgactggcagaacgggtgttgtatgtggtggatgagggctgcagtagatatctcagatagaggGGAGTGAGGCCCAGGTAGGGGGGagtaagagggttttataaataagcataaaatcaaattgaattttatttgtcacatacacatggttagcagatgttaatgcgagtgtagcaaaatgcttgtgcttctagttctgatagattccttgttaggtattactgcactaacAATACCCCAACTaccacctaatacacacaaatctagagGGGTGAatgataatatgtacatgtaagtatatggatgagcaatggccaaGCGGCATAGGGAAAgagcaatagatggtataaaatgcagtatatacatgtgaattgagtaatgtaagatatgtaaaatTATTAAAGTGCCATTTTTTTTAtagtgcattgtataaagtgactagtgatcaatttattaaaactggccagtgattgggtctcaatgtaggcagcaggctctcggagttagtgattgctgtttagcagtctgatggccttgagatagaagctttttcagtctctcggtcccagctttgatgcacctgtactgacctcaccttctggatggtagcggtgtgaacaggcagtggctcgggtggttgatgtccttgattatctttatagccttcctgtgacattgtgtgctgtaggtgtcatggagggcaggtagtttgcccctggtgatgcattgtgcagaccaccaccctctggagagccttgtggttgatggcggtgcagttgccgtaccaggctgtgatacagcccgacaggatgctctcgtttGTGCATCTgtgaaactttccaccttctccactgctgtcccttcgatgtggataagggagtgctccctctgctctttcctgaagtccacgatcaccacctctgttttgttgacgttgagcgagaggttgttttcctgacaccacactccaagtgccctcacctcctccctataggctgtctcgtcgttgttagtaatcaagcccactactgttgtgttgtctgcaaacttgatgattgagttggaggcgtgcatggccacacagttgtgggtgaatagggagtacaggagggggctgagcacacacccttgaggggccccagtgttgaggatcagcgaagtggagatgtttcctATGTTCACCAActgggtcggcccgtcaggaagtccaggatccaattgtaCAGGgcgggttgagacccagggccaccagcttgttgatgagcttggagggtactatggtgttgaatgctgagctgtagtcaatgaacagcattattacataggtattccttatgtccagatgggatagggcagtgtgcagtgtgatggcgattgcgttgtctgtggacgtGTTGGGGCGTtgtgcaaactgaagtgggtctaggatggccggaaaggtggaggtgatatgattcttgactagcctctcaaagcacttcatgatgacagaagtgactgctacggggcggtagtcatttagttcagttatctttgacttcttgggtacaggaacaatggtagccatcttggagcatgtggggacaacagactgggatagggagcaattgaatatgtctgtaaacacaccagccagctggtctgcgcatgctttgaggatGCGGCTAGTCTAGGCCAGCAGCCCAGAGGGGGGTGCAGTGCTTGTTAGCGGGCCGCGACGGTGGCACTgggtttagtttgtctggaagcgtgatgtTGCTGGATTTCTTTATGTAGTccatgatttcctgtagaccctgccacatatgtctcgagTCTGAGTCATTGAATTTGtgactccaccttgtccctgtactggcatttcacttgtttgattgccttgcggagggaatagctataTTGagacatattcccagacctctttccatggttaaatgtggtggaccgcactttcagttttgtgcgaatgccgccatccatccacggtttctggttagggtaggtttaaaTAGtcacaacatctccaatgcacttctttataaaacgcactcaccgagtcagcgtataagttgatgttattctctgaggctgaccggaacatattccagtccacgtgatcaaaacaatcttgaagcgtggcttccaattggtcagaccagtgttgaatggtTCTTGTCACTGGTagatcctgtttgagtttctgcctataagacagAAAGAGCTAAATGGCGTCATGATCGAATTTGCAaaagggagggcgagggagggctttgtatgcatcgcggaatttagagtagcagtggtcgagggtATTACGCATGCATgtagcgcaatcaatatgctggtagaatttaggtagacttgttctcaaatttgctttgttaaaatgcccagctacaataaatgcagcctcaggatgtatggtttccagtttgcatatagtccagtgaagttccttgatggccgtcttggtgTCCGCTTGAGGGGTAATGTACACAGCTGTGgctataactgacgagaattctcttggtagataaaatGGCTGgctgattgtaaggaattctagatcAGGTGAGCAGAAGgaattgagttcctgtatgttgttatgattacaccatgagccgTTAATCATAAAGCATATACCCCCGCCCTTCcttttcccagagaggtgtttatctctgtcagtgcgatgcatggagaagcccggtaGCTGAACCGATTCtaacaacatatcccgagagccATGTTttcgtgaaacagagaatgttacaatctctgatgtctctggaAGGCAGCCCATGCTcaaatttcatctaccttgttgtcaagagactggacattggatatatactcgggagcggtgtgcGTTGTGCATGTCTACGGAGCCTGGCCAGGTGGCTGCTTTGTTTGCGGCATCATTGTTTTGGATCGCCTACTGGACTTTgctccattgtcctgggtggtggtccgaacagAGGAACCGCTTTGGGAAAATCGTATTcttggtcgtaatgttggtaagttgacgttgctcttatatccaatagatATTCCCatctgtatgtaataagacttaagatttcctggggtaactaTGTAAGaagaaatacataaaaaaataaatactgcatagtttttTAAGAACTCGAAGCGAGGCGACTATCTCTGTCGGCACCATGCTGGTAATCAACcagtcttgcgacaggtatacagaggtgaccagtttacagaggagtatagagtgcagtgatgtgtcctataaggagcaaatctaatggccgaatggtaaagaacatctatctgctcgagagcacccttacctgccaatctataaattatgtctccgtaatttagcatgggtaggatggtcatctgaatcagggttagtttggcagctggggtgaaagagtctagatttaactttagcctgcagctttgatatgtgctcaGAGAAggagtgtaccgtctagccatactcccaagtacttgtatgagatgactacctcaagctctaaaccctcagagatagtactcacacctgtggggagaggggcattcttcttaccaaaccacgtgacctttgttttggaggtgttcaaaacaaggttaagggtagagaaagcttgttggacactaagaaagtttTGTTGTAGAGcaatttaacacaaaatccggggaggggccagctgagtttaagactgtatcatctgcatataaatggatggcAGAGCTTCCTAcggcctgagctatgttgttgatgtaaattgagaagagcgtggtgcctaggatcgagccttggggtactcacttggtgacaggcagtggctgagatagcagattttctgactttatacactgcactctttgagagaggtagttagcaaaccaggcggaaaacccctcagagacaccaatactccttagccggcccacaagaacgGAATGGTCTACcgatatcaaaagctttggccacgtcaataaaaatagcagcacaatattgcttagaatcatgggcaatggtgacatcattgattacctttaaggttgcagtgaaacatccataacctgagtggaaaccagattgcatacccaagAGAATACTATAAAACAGTACTGGCATccaaaatgagtaccggcacctatttTAGTCTAAATCAAGCACTGATTATCTTATGGTCTTTGCTATAATTTTGGCTTCAACCAACTACCACACTCGCATGAATACACATGCACATGCaagaggcagacacacagacagggccaCTGTTACATTGTCATTCTCAATAGATGAAGCCTGTATACTCTTGATGTCACAATGTGATGAGTCTCCTGTGCACTCACCCTCGGTGGCAGCGTAGAAGGGTGAGTAGAAGGGAATCCCCTGGCAGTAGCGCTCCCGCAGCATCTCCCCATAGATCTGATTAGATCCAGAGTCCACAGCCAGCACCAGGTTGAGCTGGGGCCAGAGGCGCCGCACGATGCCCACAAAGCCCTGCTGGAAGTGGGTCCGGAGCTGGGTGGCGCGCTCCGGGTCTGGCTTCATCTGGCCCTCCAGGCTGGCCCTCACCCCTGGCTCCAGGGTCAGAGCAGGGCTGACTCGACCCAGCTTGATGTCCTCCACCAGCTCCTGCCAACGCTCCTGGGGGAGGGGGGCGGACAGAAGATGGCATTATCAAATATAAATAATTACACAGTAATAAGAGTGCTGCAATGGAGGTTTATCCTATGTGCTCTTTACATAAGAGTATAACTATACAGTATTTACACAATACAGTAAACCAGCTTTCCCAATCCTGGTATGTGTGTTCATCTCTAGCTACAGTACCTGGAGGGCACTGAAGGCATAAAAGACAGTGGAGGCGAAGTTGGACTCCAGGGTGCCCACGCTGGGGTCTTTGAGGGCAAAGAGGAGGTGCAGGTAGAGGGTGTCTCTCTCACTGGGCACCTGGAAGGGAGGTTGGCACCATAATTACAGTAATATAGAAGTGTGTTCAAGTTCAAAAAGACACAATGATAACTTTTGTTTCCCTGTTAATCGTAGTAGCATATTTACACTTTACAAatttgaaaaacatgttttcagtgaCAACAGCATTCTGTTTC contains:
- the ghdc gene encoding GH3 domain-containing protein isoform X2 — translated: MMRPLPSVLGVLSLGGMALLWRDLSSKVKGENRTLSSLLSQYFAVKVVGWLGKRQRGKLEADTLNIRQVQEETLLKRLRKNADTCYGKQYDFSSIKDCEAFRTRHPVTTYEHYRELVTRVAAGEEKVLIAEKPLILAMTSGTSGASAMLLSTKDTNTEFFLQGVAVCLDAMRRAFPASDSLQRTTKLFYSPTFRQSEAGIPIGPNSSTPASSRHMLNLYTTPAPAFQVPSERDTLYLHLLFALKDPSVGTLESNFASTVFYAFSALQERWQELVEDIKLGRVSPALTLEPGVRASLEGQMKPDPERATQLRTHFQQGFVGIVRRLWPQLNLVLAVDSGSNQIYGEMLRERYCQGIPFYSPFYAATEGLIGVNLWPEEERRRYLLCPRSMFCEFLPEASLDQETPEKHTLLMEEVQEGHSYELVVTNASGLFRYRMGDIVKVVGFHNQCPVVEFQYRRGQMLSVRGEKVSEVMFLGALKRAISQWPGAQLVDYCCAESAIMGESCGGSDPHYQVFVELKGVRNLTEEQRYKLDQCVQEDSAVYKSFRFKGSIGPMRVQMVAEGAFKELRKQMMAFSNTSPNTFKMHRVLRRKEYADFLLGKTI
- the ghdc gene encoding GH3 domain-containing protein isoform X1, producing the protein MIYELISSMTILGRSKCIRCALVITILSIIIATGQSLELLGMMRPLPSVLGVLSLGGMALLWRDLSSKVKGENRTLSSLLSQYFAVKVVGWLGKRQRGKLEADTLNIRQVQEETLLKRLRKNADTCYGKQYDFSSIKDCEAFRTRHPVTTYEHYRELVTRVAAGEEKVLIAEKPLILAMTSGTSGASAMLLSTKDTNTEFFLQGVAVCLDAMRRAFPASDSLQRTTKLFYSPTFRQSEAGIPIGPNSSTPASSRHMLNLYTTPAPAFQVPSERDTLYLHLLFALKDPSVGTLESNFASTVFYAFSALQERWQELVEDIKLGRVSPALTLEPGVRASLEGQMKPDPERATQLRTHFQQGFVGIVRRLWPQLNLVLAVDSGSNQIYGEMLRERYCQGIPFYSPFYAATEGLIGVNLWPEEERRRYLLCPRSMFCEFLPEASLDQETPEKHTLLMEEVQEGHSYELVVTNASGLFRYRMGDIVKVVGFHNQCPVVEFQYRRGQMLSVRGEKVSEVMFLGALKRAISQWPGAQLVDYCCAESAIMGESCGGSDPHYQVFVELKGVRNLTEEQRYKLDQCVQEDSAVYKSFRFKGSIGPMRVQMVAEGAFKELRKQMMAFSNTSPNTFKMHRVLRRKEYADFLLGKTI